Genomic DNA from Corticium candelabrum chromosome 5, ooCorCand1.1, whole genome shotgun sequence:
TACACCTGCATAACTAAACATCTGGGACTTTTTAGTGTTGAGAGTCTGCACGTTGTCCTTGGTTTTCACAGTGTCACGCATGGTAGACCTTTCAATTACAGTCTTCACTTATGCAGGCGTAGCTGCAGCTGTCAGAAGCTTTTCTATAAATTTATAGCTTCTATGGacacaaccactctaattTGCGGTTGCAACATTGTAACACGCCATACTCTTGCATTACTGTTTTGCGTGCAAAGCTAAGGTGAGTTCCATTCACCCTGCGTTCGGTAGACCAACTCGTTCGGATATCTGGTGTTCAGAGAAGTGACATCATACTGTATCATGTGACAAGAAGTCACCCTTTCTAGCTTGGTCCAAAGACTACAATACAAATGGGAGCTAACTTGTTTGACAGTTCACACCTTGTCTGAGAACACTGAGCCAGGCTGGCCTGTTGTAATCAGTCTTGTTGGTGTAACCATGGATAATTAAAATCAGTCTGGACTTTACTTGTAATAACAATTAAACTGGCTAAATATGACTAAAGTTGCActttttattgtgtgtttctttttcttaCAAGAATAGTTGAGTTTTTGATTGTTTGCTATTAGTGTTTTTGGCCTTTCAGAGAAGGTCAGATGAAGATATGGAACATTTTGTCCGTTTGGTTTAATTAACTCCAATGGGCAAGAAACGAAATGGTGATACACGTGCGACTATTGTGGATGGTGAACAACTGTCTGGCCGGGCAGCAAATGTCACAAGTGCTGACCAATGGTTTTCCTCTGCCACAGTGAAATAAGGGATGAGAGTTTGTCACAAACTTGCTTTCTTGAGGTCCTTTACGTTTATAATGTAGGGTTAGAGTGGGTGCTCATTCTTTAATTTATCACCTTTTATTCTAGTGAGTGCAACCTTTTACTCTTCTGATATTTTCTATGGAAGAGCAGAACTAAATACATATAGGGAAATGTGTTTCAATCTTTTGTTGACAAAGATCAATGTATAGTCAGTACGGGACAGTGCTGTTTCATTCTCTTGTGTCGACTTTCACATGTTTACTGATGGAAATTTTTTATAGTAGATTGATTTATTATGTACATTAGGGTGTGTAACTACAAAGCTAGCATATAGTAATTGCATGAATTGAGACAGAATATTCATGTCTTTCTTACTTCTAGTAGGTTGAGATCTATCTATATTCATCTTTCTCTTTGCCACCTGCTTGTGTCTGTGCTTATCACAGTTACCgatttcttttttctttaCTCACGTTTATCTGCATTGCTGACCTTGGCTGTGTACTTGCTCTACTGCATGTATGTTGTACATACATGTCTGTTATTTCACGGATAAGAATTACCACTTTTGTAATATGTAATAAACAGTTGGCTGTTTTTGATTTCGATTTTGTCATCATCCAGGTGTACTGTCAAAACATGTGCTTGTTGGCTAAATTATTTCTTGATCACAAGACTCTGTATTTTGATGTGGAGCCATTCCTGTTTTATGTACTAACAGAAGTAGATTGTGAGGGTGCTCACTTTGTTGGATACTTCAGCAAGGAAAAGGAATCACCAGAAGGCAACAATGTTGCTTGCATCCTCACGCTGCCGCCATATCAACGGAAAGGCTATGGGAAATTTCTCATTGCATTCAGTATGTTCAGTTCAAGTGCAATCAGCTTTCTGTCTAATTACCTGCATGACTTTGTGATTTATAAACACTTGTTTAGGTTACTTTTCTTTCCTTTTGTGATTTCTTGTGTTCTGCTATTGTAGGTTATGAACTCTCTAAGATTGAAGGTTTTGCGGGCTCTCCTGAGAAGCCACTCTCTGATTTGGGAAAGTTGAGTTACCGCAGCTACTGGACTTGGGTTTTACTTGATATAATGCGAAACTTTAGAGGATCTATGTCAATCAGAGATCTCAGCATGATGACATGTATCACACAGGATGATATCATCAGTACATTGCAGTCCCTCAACATGGTCAAATACTGGAAAGGACaacatgttgtgtgtgtgacccCTAAACTGGTGGAGGAACATCTCAGAAGTTCACAATACAAACCTCCAGTTTTAACTGTTGACCCTGCATGTCTCAGATGGACTCCCACAGTTCGCAAACTCCATAAAACTGGAAAAAAGCACTAGTGTGTACGTAGTATTTTACTTATACTCTACTACTTCAAGTGTATAGAATATGACAAGATTGTAAAGTGCACTTTCTGATCACATGATATTCGTGTTCATTCCGTCTTTTCGTTGCTAACTACACGTTGTGTTATGCCGTTGGCTATAGGACATCCCCGCTCGTCTCCACCGGTAGCCGTCCTCTTGGAAACGGGACAGAACGTTGGTGCTTCGATAGGCTTGAAATATTTACCTCGTACTCTGCTGATTATCGGTAGAACATAACGATTCCACAGCCAAAGAAGAAGCGGGACTACACCGTAGACAATACAAGGAATACAAACCATCTAAACACAGAAATACAGCGTAGACATAACTACACTTCACCTGGGAACCCTGTAGCATCAgcgtgtacactacaccagtAAAGACATACCTTCCAAAGCACAAGCGTTgccttaacgcgcgttaaacaACATTTTAATATCCCGTAGGTCAAAATAATCGTGATCGTCTTAGCGCACGGTATAGTATTGTCTGGAGTGCTGTGCGGTCTTCTAACGATGTTGCGCTTCCGTTCTTATTTTCGTACCGTTCGGTCTGTCTGCTCGTTTCGTGTAAGAATTTATCTAGTGCTAGACTATTGTTGTTAGTCTAGCTATTTGTGTTGTTATTTGCAGTTTCTTTCTTCTCAATCGAACGTCGAGCGTTCTCGATATCCAGGATCTCGTTCAAGATTTTCTTGTGTTATTGATGAGTGCAGGCCACCTGCTATCCATCCAGACGAAGGCGTCTCTGTATTTAGAATTTTGAGCAGCGAAGGCCGCGTCATTGATTCAAATCAAGATCCCAATGTAAAGCAAATTAGCAACATATTAGTCTGCGTATCATCAGATGGCTGTGTAGCTGTTTGCGTTATTGATTAGTTACATTTTGTTGCGTAGATACCTGATGAGAAGCTGTTGAATATGTATGAAACCATGGTGGTGTTAAATGTGGCTGACAACATACTGTATGAGTCACAAAGACAGGTAGATAATGTTGAAATAGATAAACAATTAGCTATAATCAGTGAGTAGATGACGTAATTATAGTTTTAAAGTGTCTAGAGGTACTCTACAGTGTACGTTGTCAGCATGTTGTAGTAGATATTGTTTCAACAGCAAGAGTATAGTTTTTAGACAAATTAGTCAAAACATGTACTTTCATGCAATTTCAGCATCTTACAGAAAACTGAAATGACTTTGGTCTCCTGACTTTGTATTCTACTCATACACTTGATCGTTGCTCAATTAAGTAATAACGATTATCCAGTACATGGCATCAGCAGTGGTACCAGTTACTGTGGCATACTGGTGGTTGAGTAGCTTATTCATGTTCTTCGTAGGGTCGTATTTCATTCTATATGACAGCATACGGAGAAGAAGCAACTGTTATTGGCAGCACTGCTGCAATCGATGCTAATGATCTGATCTATGGTCAATACCGTGAGGCTGGGGCATTGCTATTTCGAGGATATACATTGTCTGAAATGATGAATCAGTGCTATGGAAACCACTTGGATTCAGCAAAAGGAAGACAGATGCCGATCCACTATGGAGCTCATCATTTGAATTTTCAAACTATTTCGTCACCTTTAGCAACTCAGATGCCACAAGGTTAGAATACTGAGACACttgaatgtgtgtgcatgtgtatgagcatgtgtatgtgcattCGTATGTacattcgtgtgtgtgtgtgtgtgtgtgtgtgtgtgtgtgtgtgtgtgtgtgtgtgtgtgtgtgtgatgcaatggctcagttggttagagagtcttgtatggagtgtttacatccaggAACTTGCAGGttacaggttcaagtcacagtgatggcgagctatggtattatttccttgggcaagaaactcacacacaattgcctctctcgactcaggagtataaatgagtagcTGGtgtttgactggggtggcaaaggcccagactgcgacaaagtccattaACCACTGGGCTCcaggtgggactttgggtgcccacaccacagttggcattgcAGTTTGTGCTCCtgcatagtgcacaggaacccagccaacCCAGCCAGCGGGCTGGGGGCGTAACTGTAATGAATgacagctccttatccattcatctatacaagtgtgtgtgtgtgtgtgtgtgtgtgtgtgtgtgtgtgtgtgtgtgtgtgtgtgtatggggtTATTGGTCTTGTACAGACACATTTTATGCAAGTTATACCAACATCACAATTTTATACAACCACTAAGTAACTTAGTATAGTGAAGGCATCAGTAGTTGGCGAGCGAAGCAAGCctagcctctctcttgtcatgtcaattgagctcgagatatattatatttatatatatatacgtgcgtcagcacttgtcatataaATTTACGGCAAAAAAGAAAGgcaaatcgacaaaacgacgatgccagatgaatgcaattttactttgtaacatatgcgctaaaaattgaagcaagggactcctttcgaggggtcgactcaattgtaatttgttggcgagaagagtcaaacgactctcaattttgctcccttacgtgactaaagagcaaaggagactgattcgtgacaaacagaatgaaaaggaaaagctaaaagaagagaaaagtctgttttttgagtttccgcgcgttactttgatagaaattattgctacgcaaccattgtcacgtgactatgcaatcattgttacgcgactatctcagtaaacgagtgagacgattgaagcaggaacgaagaattgaagacaactagagtattttgcattcaattatccgaactcggcgttcagtgacccgattcaggcaagcaattatccgaattgggcatTCAGTTATttgatgttctgtcctaattagaagtaccaaatatagaaataactATTTTGGTCGCActtttctttcatgacgtctttctatgatgctcactcacgtttcagctgaacactagatgattgattcaagaaaggtgggaaggcgaagtagtgaaatttgagctcttgattagctaaaacccgctacgacgcttgatggactgttgcatggaaTCATGCAGGACgcgctgtttacaaagtatgcagattacaccacgattgacagatcaaggcgttgttgtaggcttcctagatatgtacatttagttcgctcataacagcttagttagacctctgcgaaaacgtgggacaccaagattagtgcaaaggaaattatcgtacacaacacacgctaaaaattcacgctaaagtcaagattaattacaaattattgagtctagacagctgatgaatgatgatatttgagcagctgcccaaacgcagactatgtaaggtattcagttttccatgatattgcacaacagccgtaaggaACGGATAATTCAACGctcaattcggataattgaatgcaaatATTATAGAAGAgaaactgaaagtctgtttcctgagttcccgcgtttgtcagaaactattgctacgtaacgcaaccattgttacacaaatagataaagacagaacaccatcgctcgccaaacacaatgctaaccgagcatttactagttatgcATGTTGGTGTAAGGCATATACATGTGTTCATGTGCAGATTTGGAGATAACTTGTTTCTTGAGTGTACGTTTGTTTCTTCATTGTCTAGCACCTGGTGCTGCATATGCATTCAAACGAGAGCGTTCTGGACAATGTGTCATGTGCTATTTTGGAGATGGTGCTGCCAGTGAAGGAGATGCTCATGCAGCCTTTAACTTTGCTGCAACTTTGGACTGTCCGGTCATCTTTTTCTGGTAAGAAATTTTGTGCACAGAAATATTTCTAATAATAACTGGAATCATGGTAGACACTGTAGGTTACAACTGAGAAATTTTTGTCTTCACTGACCATACAGTTTATGGATGTTTGATGCTATTGTACGATTTTTGTGATGATTTCACTTTATGGTGTTGACTAACTTTTTCAAGTGATATTctttttttttatattttcaCTTCCCAATATTTGGCGTTTTGGAAGAAAATATTGTTTAAACACTGTAAAGTGTAGCTACGGAGTCACTGGGaagcaagtttgtttgcaaaCAGCTAAATTCAACATAACAGTGTACTGTTTTACAAATTGCAGTGTGTCTAAGGGTTTGAGGGCTATGAATAGATCATTTTGGGGTTTTGCCAGCCATTAAACGTTTGAGGATTTGAATCTTTATCACATTTGTGATGTCTAAGATTCTCATGCTGTGGAATTCCTATTGCTCAGCAAGACCTATTCACAGATGATGTGTTTTGTAAGTGTGAAAGGAGAAGGGAAGCATACAGTTGGGGTCCAAGCTGGTTTGTATTTTGCTGGCTGCTTTTTGTCTACCATCATAGTAATACATTGTAACACAATTCAGTGTGCTAGTGTTGTTTCATTGTTACATAAATAGCTATTGACATCTTaactaaaattaaatattgtgTCTACTGATTGCCATCTTTGTATAATCTGGGATGTTTGGGACTAATGAGACAACATCACATCTGCCAGTTAACATTTCATGTGACATGATGAAGTAATTGTTTTACAGTGTTTGTAACTGCTGTTTAAATTATGTTTAGTCGAAACAATGGTTATGCTATTTCAACTCCAACATCTGAACAATATCGTGGAGATGGAATAGGTGAGataatttgttattaatataATCAAGTGGTGATACGCTGTTTTGTTTTCAGTTTCTCGTGGTCCTGGCTATGGAATAGAGAGTGTTCGTGTTGATGGCAATGACCTGTTGGCTGTCTACAGTGTCACTAGAATGGCTAGAAAGATTTGTGTTAAAGAAAATAGGCCTTTTCTTATTGAAGCCATGACATACAGGTAAGAGCAATATTGAAGTTGGATCTACATGAGCAAAATGGCAGAGTTTTTAAGGCACAAGCATAAAtgaattaatagttaattaaagcaaactaACGAGACTGCTGTGTAATGTCTCTTTTGAATAATTGCAAGTGAAAGTTCACTGCATGACACTTTTGAGAATGGTGATTACATATAATGATAGCATGTAAAATGCTTTGTTGTCAGATAAGATAATAGCAGACTGTGTTTGGTGCTGATAGAAATTAGAATGCTGTTAATGgtatataactaatttattcaTATTTAACACTTTAGTTTGTGGTGTTTTGCTTTTTTTGTCTTATCTCAGGAAGCCTGAAATGTAGTGTATCTAGACAAGTTTGACAACACTCTCAGTACTGTACTATTAGAGCTTACGTTGGTCTTGAGACAGGCTATTTCTGTGTTTATCTTTATCATTCTAGCTAGTAGGTGTGACCAGGATCCTTGTCTGCGCTATACATTGAATTTGACTTAAAGAGAGTTTGCGCGGTTGCCTCAGATTCTTGTAGTTGCAGTTGCACTTGAGACAGAAATTTCTGCAAGTTAGCTACTGGCATTCTAAACTGTTACATATGATTGTTTCAGAGGAGACTGGAAActgcttgttttgttgtctcGCTGTATTATTGAGTGTAGATGAGGATGTAAAGTGAGCACATTGCAACTATAAAACAGTGTGCAAAGTGACTTGCCTAGAGTTTGGTAAAATACCAGGTAAACATTAAGGGCATGAAAATCAAATATTTATCATCTTTTCTTTTTGGAAATGTTATGACTGTTTCACCTTTTGGGATTGTCTCTTATGTAACACTTGGCATCAAGACAGAATGCCTAAATCAGTCATTGACAACCAGCCAATCATTGAAAATGTAGCTTTAAGACCTAAATGGCTTATTGCTAGTTTTAAGTATTTCTTTAAACTGATTAAAGTCTAGTCAAGCTACAAGTAGGTCATACCTAGGTTTGCATGGAGAGCACAAGCTTGTGCAATTACACGAAAGGAGGAGTCTCACAGACGAACAATCAATAAAGATTGGACGTATTGTGACTGTAGGTGCTTGTCTGTATGATAAACTGCTTTGTCAGTAATAGGTGATGTTAAATTTGTGTCATGTTTGACTAGAGGATCCATTTATTACAAATGGGTCATCACAGAGTTCTCTTATCTGTAGTATAGACGTGAAAATGTTGCATTTTGGAGCCAACAGGGTTGCAGTATTGCTTGTCCGGGTCTTCGTAGGTCGCTTCATCTTTTAGTGTTTTGGTGGCCAGCAGCATTTGGGTTTTGAACACTGACCCAGATATCAGACTTACTAAAAGCTTCAACATTCTGCAGGTAACCATCAGTGGAAACATCAGCTTTGCTATTGCCTACCCTGAGACCATTAGCATTGTTACTCGCATTTATGCAAAGCCTTCAGATTGGGGTAAACAAGAACAGGATTTTGAATTGAGAGCAATCTCGTGCATACAGTCTTGCTTTAATCTCAATGTGGCTTTATGCACCAGTTTAATAATAGCAGGTTTTATTTTTAAGCAGAGTAAAATCTTATGCAATTTTAACGTCAACAGAAGGTATAGATGTATCATTTGTTTATTAGATAGGAAAAGAGCAATGACTTCGAATTTATTGCATACTATAAATGAGACATTGAAAGTGTAGGATATGCATGGGGATGCTAAGGGGCTTGCTTGTTCTTTTGCATCAGTTTCAGTTTTCATTAGTTAATTGGCAACTTCCATGTGAGATAATTACTGCACATACTGAATACAGGTTACAGAACTAAATTGTGTTGTaatatgtgtattgacagGATTGGTCATCACAGTACGAGTGATGATTCTAGCGCTTATAGATCTTCAGATGATGTCAAATTTTGGGACAAACAAGATCATCCCATCAGTCGTGCATACAACTACCTTGTCAGTAAGGGCATTTGGAGTGAATCACGGGACACTGAgttgagacagacaaaaaagaaacTGGTTATGGAGGCATTTAGAGAAGCAGAAGCACAGCCGAAGCCTCCTATAGAAGAGCTGTTTCGTGATGTGTACGACAACATGCCATCTCACATTGAGACACAACTAAATGAAATTCGACAGCATGTTGCTAAATATCCTAATCAATATCCAACTAATTTTTCTAAATGAGTGTTTCTGCTTTGTGTTGGTGGGAAATGTAATTTCAAGAAATTATCAACATGACTGATCTACAGTACTTGATCATCTTATGACTCTTCACAGTGATGCCTTCAAGGCTTGTTATTGCTGAAGGATGAAAGAGTAAATGATAGCAATAGCATTGTTGTTGTCAATCTAGAAGTATGTAATGGCAATACAGCTGTTACTCACAATCTCCCAGTCACTGCACAACTGGCATGGCACACGTGTGTTTTGATTTGTCCAGGTTATCCAGCTTCTCTTTACAGCTCCTGAGGAGGTAATACATGTTTTGCAACCATGCCATTGGTTCTACCATTCCTGGTGTGCTATTGTTGAATTCATAACGCATGCACTAGTGGACCACACAATGGCCATGGCCTGCTGTATTAGGCATGTGGTTTTCAAATTCTCTTTGTGTAATGTCAACACAATAAAGATACACATCATTCCACTTCCAACTGCTGAAAATAATGGCAATACACATTAACAGAAAACACATTATTTACTGCTACACTAAGTGTCTAATCCATTTCTCATCATCTGTCCAGTTTGTTCATGTATCCTTCAAAATCACTTGAACCTCTTTGCCGCTCCTCTGATAAGTTGCAGAGCATCTTCATAACTTCTGATCAAATACAGATGACTATAAAAAGGTTTACTGGCAATGTCTCTCAGTTCTGCTAGGTTGACATGAGATGTGACACCTACTGAGAAGATTTCCACTCCACTGGCTTTGACACAGTTTGCAGCATGGACTGGATCTCCAGCCCAATTAGACTTTCCATCAGTCACAAGGAACAAAAGGGTAGATGCACAATGTGAGCAACGTTGGTCTCGCACTGGGCATTCGTTCGTGCATGATGGACAAGGGTATGTAAAGAAATCTTTCTCTTCAGGTCTCTCTGTTGGTGGTAGGCAAGCATAACAATGTCTGTTGTTTAAGAGCAGATCATCTCTAACTTTGTCAAGTCCTCGACGAGTTGCTGTTGGTCCATAGGTGCCACGTCGAACGTGTCGGAGAACTTCTGTGAGTTGTGATGCATATTCAAAGTTCGCATTTAATTCAGCATGCTTGCTGTAGGTGATAAGAGCAAATCGAACATCATCGCATTTGGATGTAAATGTTGTTACAGTCTCTCTAACAAACTGAACACTCAGTCTAAAGTCTTCATTGCTTACTGAACCAGACTTGtccaacacaaacacaaggtCAATCTTGCAGTCTGATCGTTGTCCATAGTTGTCTGTTGCATTCGCAAACCTGCCTGCCAGAGTATCCAGACTGTCACGTACAACTAAACAACACAATCCTTACATATAGCAATTGCTGGAACTTGCCACGTTTTATAAAGAACAAGTCAAATTAATCTGCCATACATGCTCTAATGCAATAATAAAATTGCTTTCCTCTTGCAGTTGGTGATAAAACAACTTACTTTCACAAGAAGGTGGGGGTGATGACCACAAACCAGAAGAACGGCATTCAATTTGACTACTTCCTCGAAGAAAATATCCTTGGTGGCAGGCATATGCAACTGTTGAACCTACAGCATAGTCACGGCCTGTCTTTCTACCATTTTCAATATCTCCTGGATCACCACATAACTTCTGTCTGCCACCTGGACCTGCAGTTCACAGGAAAATCAGGTTTACGGCAATTGATAAACGTGACAAACATCAATTACCCTTGTTAGCTTTAACACAGGTTGGTCCTTCAGCTGACCATTTGAGGTTCTCCTGGCATACGCGATATGAAGAACCTGTGTTTTTATAGTTTTTCTTGCATTTGAACATGGCTTTATCTCCAGGCTGGTAACCTGGCTGTCGATTGACAACCCATCCAAATCTTGGGTGCCCTAGCTGAGGACACTGACGAAATGCTGAGCAAAGACAACTAAAGTGAGTAAGAAACAGCTATTCCTTTACCATAGTAACATATATTTAGATTATACACTTGATAACCACTACTTATCACTAATTGCAATAGTTACAGAGGATCTCACCATCAAAGTAATTACCTAGACAACAAGTCCCATTGCTTGTCTGGTCTAGAGCAAACCTACTGCTTTCGTTGTCTAAATTTAGCAGTGCGTTAGACTGTGTATCACCCATAATAGAAATGATAAgctttgtatatattttaaaGCCAATTTAATGGTGTATGCTGTACATTGCATCATCACATAAAACATGCCAACTTGGGATCATGCTATAATATTCTATCATCACATAAACATCTAAAGTCAATTGAAATTAACAAACGTGTTACAGTTACATGCAAGGGAGCCTGGGCATAATGTCGAACTTAAAAAAAAAGTTGACTTACGTAAGCATTCTGGTAGTTCGTTGTTCCATTGTCCATTGTCAAGACAGACAGCACTTTCAGGACCAAACAGCTCATGCTCAATATGACAGTAGAAGTCGGCAACTGTACCCGGTTGAAATGTTTCTGCATCTTCTGCATCACTGTCATACTCTACATCTCCATTGTTCAAATCCCTGAACTTGGAACAAACTAAAGAATGAATGTAAACGTAGTTTCTCACTTAATACTATTTTACATCAACAGTACTGTCTCTGCTATTGGTAAATTGCTGCACAAAGCAGCACAAATAATAATTGTTCTACAAAAAATCTCTTGAGTATTTATAATTTCAATCTTGGTGGTTATGCAGCAGTCCGTTATAGTATGGATGTGTTATCTGACAATGTCTTAGCTATAGGTTTAGCGAAAAAAATTGATAACTACTAGAAAGGCAAACCATAGCAAAAACTTCCACCATAAACCATAGTGTGATTAATATCAAAGAGCAATGAGACAGTCTCTCTATAGCAAAGTGTGCTGGGTAGCAAAGTGTGCTGGGTGCACAGACATCCAGCAAACGTTGTGAGCCAGCACTAAAACAGATAATGTAAAACGATAGTTTTAACTGTGTAGACACTGCATTTTGGCATACCTAACTTAGAAGCATTTACATTAG
This window encodes:
- the LOC134180098 gene encoding 2-oxoisovalerate dehydrogenase subunit alpha, mitochondrial-like, coding for MLRFRSYFRTVRSVCSFRFLSSQSNVERSRYPGSRSRFSCVIDECRPPAIHPDEGVSVFRILSSEGRVIDSNQDPNIPDEKLLNMYETMVVLNVADNILYESQRQGRISFYMTAYGEEATVIGSTAAIDANDLIYGQYREAGALLFRGYTLSEMMNQCYGNHLDSAKGRQMPIHYGAHHLNFQTISSPLATQMPQAPGAAYAFKRERSGQCVMCYFGDGAASEGDAHAAFNFAATLDCPVIFFCRNNGYAISTPTSEQYRGDGIVSRGPGYGIESVRVDGNDLLAVYSVTRMARKICVKENRPFLIEAMTYRIGHHSTSDDSSAYRSSDDVKFWDKQDHPISRAYNYLVSKGIWSESRDTELRQTKKKLVMEAFREAEAQPKPPIEELFRDVYDNMPSHIETQLNEIRQHVAKYPNQYPTNFSK
- the LOC134180097 gene encoding E-selectin-like translates to MNRLLLLVVVTVIATCAQAQTCDFEGKSYREGESFSPLDCTRCVCQGNPLQFACSTDPACEDTPTPEVAVDVTTSAPTSAPTAPSIGIHVCSKFRDLNNGDVEYDSDAEDAETFQPGTVADFYCHIEHELFGPESAVCLDNGQWNNELPECLPFRQCPQLGHPRFGWVVNRQPGYQPGDKAMFKCKKNYKNTGSSYRVCQENLKWSAEGPTCVKANKGPGGRQKLCGDPGDIENGRKTGRDYAVGSTVAYACHQGYFLRGSSQIECRSSGLWSSPPPSCEIVRDSLDTLAGRFANATDNYGQRSDCKIDLVFVLDKSGSVSNEDFRLSVQFVRETVTTFTSKCDDVRFALITYSKHAELNANFEYASQLTEVLRHVRRGTYGPTATRRGLDKVRDDLLLNNRHCYACLPPTERPEEKDFFTYPCPSCTNECPVRDQRCSHCASTLLFLVTDGKSNWAGDPVHAANCVKASGVEIFSVGVTSHVNLAELRDIASKPFYSHLYLIRSYEDALQLIRGAAKRFK